From a region of the Oncorhynchus tshawytscha isolate Ot180627B linkage group LG14, Otsh_v2.0, whole genome shotgun sequence genome:
- the LOC112266349 gene encoding chloride intracellular channel protein 4 isoform X2 has translation MAWFDMAAKKLGFPTIELFVKAGSDGESIGNCPFSQRLFMILWLKGVIFNVTTVDLKRKPADLQDLAPGTNPPFVTFNGEVKVDVNKIEEFLEEKLTPPRYPKLATNHPESNTAGIDVFSKFSAYIKNPRKDTNDGLEKALLKSLRRLDEYLRTPLPEEIDANSTEDPQESTRCFLDGPDLTLADCNLLPKLHIIKVVARKYRGFEIPAEMAGVWRYLNHAYKREEFTNTCPVEREIEFAYIDVAKRIK, from the exons GCTGGCAGTGATGGTGAGAGCATCGGGAACTGTCCGTTCTCCCAGCGCCTCTTCATGATCCTGTGGCTGAAGGGAGTTATCTTCAACGTCACCACAGTTGACCTCAAAAG GAAACCGGCGGACCTGCAGGACCTGGCCCCGGGGACCAACCCTCCATTCGTCACATTTAACGGGGAGGTGAAGGTCGACGTCAACAAGATAGAAGAGTTCCTTGAGGAAAAACTCACGCCACCACG GTACCCCAAGTTGGCGACTAATCACCCAGAGTCAAACACCGCAGGTATAGATGTGTTCTCCAAGTTCTCTGCCTACATCAAGAACCCCCGCAAAGATACCAACGACG gcctggagaaggccctgttgAAGTCTCTGAGGCGGCTGGATGAATACCTGAGGACCCCCCTGCCGGAGGAGATCGATGCCAACAGCACAGAAGACCCTCAGGAGTCCACACGCTGCTTCCTGGATGGACCTGACCTCACACTGGCAGACTGCAACTTGCTGCCCAAACTACACATTATAAAG GTGGTGGCCAGGAAGTACCGTGGCTTTGAGATCCCGGCGGAGATGGCAGGGGTGTGGCGCTATCTGAACCACGCCTACAAGAGGGAAGAGTTTACTAACACCTGTCCTGTTGAGCGCGAAATCGAATTTGCCTACATAGATGTGGCCAAACGAATCAAATAg